Proteins encoded together in one Schumannella luteola window:
- a CDS encoding dipeptide ABC transporter ATP-binding protein — MTEPLLRVDDLRVTFGGQRQQVHAVRGVSYEVNRGEFLGIVGESGSGKSVSSTAVMGLLPSSAQVSGSIRFDGRELLDLDDKQLSRIRGSEIAMIFQDPLSALTPVYTIGQQIIEGLKLHDRSISNQAARARAVELLGVVGIPNPQRRVDSFPHEFSGGMRQRAMIAIAIANDPKLIIADEPTTALDVTIQAQILEVLQKAKEITGAAVVLITHDLGVVAGNADRVAVMYAGRIVEQAPVDQLFAAPAMPYTIGLLRSMPNMAAPREERLVPLEGRPPLLTQVPKGCPFADRCPAAFAACRGEEPALLPVAGAADHSAACIRAEEIASGSLRRPDIFPRPEEVEAAPVARVESAPVVELRDVKRTFPVMKGTVFRRRIGTVKAVDGVSFSIDRGTTLGLVGESGSGKTTTILELMELAKAQFGSIAVNGVDTATLSAADRRKLRSEIQIVFQDPMASLDPRMSVQDIIAEPLTVTGVPKDEQLRRVARMLELVGLEPSFANRYPHQFSGGQRQRIGIARALIVEPKILVLDEPVSALDVSVQAGVLNLLEDLKAQLGLSYLFVAHDLAVVRHIADDVAVMYLGRIVEYGPAELIFSDPRHPYTQALFSAVPVPDPQVERTRSRVLLQGDLPSPLDEITGCPFRSRCPLYKLLPEDRQRRCAEEDPAARSVHDREVRCHWAEEERFDVAV, encoded by the coding sequence GTGACTGAGCCTCTTCTCCGCGTCGACGACCTGCGGGTCACCTTCGGCGGTCAGCGACAGCAGGTGCACGCCGTGCGCGGCGTGAGCTACGAGGTGAACCGAGGCGAGTTCCTCGGCATCGTCGGCGAGTCTGGCTCGGGCAAGTCGGTGTCGTCGACCGCCGTCATGGGCCTGCTGCCGTCGAGCGCGCAGGTCTCGGGCAGCATCCGCTTCGACGGCCGCGAGCTGCTCGACCTCGACGACAAGCAGCTCTCGCGCATCCGCGGCAGCGAGATCGCGATGATCTTCCAGGATCCGCTCTCGGCGCTCACCCCCGTGTACACGATCGGGCAGCAGATCATCGAGGGCCTCAAGCTGCACGACCGGTCGATCTCGAACCAGGCCGCCCGCGCTCGCGCGGTCGAACTGCTCGGCGTCGTCGGCATCCCGAATCCGCAGCGTCGCGTCGACAGCTTCCCGCACGAGTTCTCGGGCGGGATGCGCCAGCGCGCCATGATCGCGATCGCTATCGCGAACGACCCGAAGCTGATCATCGCCGACGAGCCGACCACGGCCCTCGACGTCACGATCCAGGCGCAGATCCTCGAGGTGCTGCAGAAGGCCAAGGAGATCACCGGCGCCGCCGTCGTGCTCATCACCCACGATCTCGGCGTCGTCGCCGGCAACGCAGACCGCGTCGCGGTGATGTACGCCGGGCGCATCGTCGAGCAGGCGCCGGTCGATCAGCTCTTCGCCGCCCCCGCGATGCCGTACACGATCGGCCTGCTGCGCTCGATGCCGAACATGGCGGCACCGCGTGAGGAGCGCCTCGTGCCGCTCGAGGGGCGCCCGCCGCTGCTGACCCAGGTGCCGAAGGGATGCCCCTTCGCCGATCGCTGCCCCGCCGCCTTCGCCGCCTGTCGCGGCGAAGAGCCGGCGCTGCTGCCGGTCGCCGGCGCCGCTGATCACAGCGCGGCCTGCATCCGCGCCGAGGAGATCGCCTCGGGCAGCCTGCGCCGCCCCGACATCTTCCCGCGGCCGGAAGAGGTCGAAGCCGCCCCGGTGGCCCGCGTCGAGTCGGCGCCGGTGGTCGAGCTGCGCGACGTCAAGCGCACCTTCCCGGTCATGAAGGGGACGGTGTTCCGTCGCCGCATCGGCACCGTCAAGGCCGTCGACGGCGTCAGCTTCTCGATCGACCGCGGCACGACCCTCGGACTCGTCGGCGAGTCGGGATCGGGCAAGACGACGACGATCCTCGAGCTCATGGAGCTCGCGAAGGCGCAGTTCGGCTCGATCGCCGTCAACGGCGTCGACACCGCGACGCTCAGCGCGGCCGACCGGCGCAAGCTGCGCAGCGAGATCCAGATCGTGTTCCAGGACCCGATGGCCTCGCTCGACCCGCGCATGTCGGTGCAGGACATCATCGCCGAGCCGCTCACCGTCACCGGGGTGCCGAAAGACGAGCAGCTGCGCCGCGTCGCGCGCATGCTCGAGCTCGTCGGCCTCGAGCCGAGCTTCGCGAACCGCTACCCGCACCAGTTCTCGGGCGGCCAGCGGCAGCGCATCGGCATCGCCCGCGCGCTGATCGTCGAGCCGAAGATCCTCGTGCTCGACGAGCCCGTCTCGGCGCTCGACGTCTCGGTGCAGGCGGGCGTGCTCAATCTGCTCGAAGATCTCAAGGCGCAGCTCGGGCTGTCGTATCTGTTCGTCGCCCACGACCTCGCCGTCGTGCGGCACATCGCCGACGACGTGGCCGTCATGTACCTCGGCCGCATCGTCGAGTACGGGCCCGCCGAACTCATCTTCAGCGACCCGCGGCATCCCTACACCCAGGCGCTGTTCTCGGCGGTGCCGGTGCCCGACCCGCAGGTCGAGCGCACGCGCAGCCGGGTGCTGCTGCAGGGAGACCTGCCCTCGCCGCTGGACGAGATCACCGGGTGCCCGTTCCGCAGCCGCTGCCCGCTCTACAAGCTGCTGCCCGAAGATCGTCAGCGGCGCTGCGCCGAAGAGGATCCGGCAGCCCGGTCGGTGCACGACCGCGAGGTGCGCTGCCACTGGGCCGAGGAGGAGCGCTTCGACGTCGCCGTCTGA
- a CDS encoding ABC transporter family substrate-binding protein, whose translation MVSMRKPGLVIASLAIAGLALAGCSAGGGNDASTSPSDTTKLPSTGWEKADYDQVKDGGKLTLPIDTFPANWQTYNLDAGTVDDALLSTLYLPSLITVKEDGTWEPNKDYVTSLELASEDPQVVDIKFNPQAKWSDGTPLSADDIAANWNALKSPDTDFAPTSSNVWEDISSVEPGADQSEVKLTFKNKNADWPSIFGPIYPKWAVDTPDHFNNLWKSQPVAADGTTIVSGGPYIISSLDANAQVVTFTKNPAWWGEQPKLDTIIFKSVSRNGLAQAFANKEIDAFNLYGSADNLKTAEARSDAEIQRSLGTTFRHVTLNGTSDVFKDVKVRQAFAKSLQRDVLAQAILKPVGSPVTVLGNLVYLPGQKGYEDDAQSVIGYDVDGAKKLLEEAGWKQDGNVAKKDGKALTVRFVIPSENQNSANVAQLVKQQAAKAGFKVDIDVVPSDDFFTKYVTTETRDFDATYFAWQGTPFPVSSVKSIYYPANSGQNYPGVTDKSLGKAFDTANAELDADKRVTEAQKIDKKLVNLVTTVPLFPEPYAWGVTKGLVNYGPSQFEVQNPPWTRIGWKS comes from the coding sequence ATGGTCTCCATGCGCAAGCCGGGGCTGGTGATCGCGTCGCTCGCGATCGCAGGTCTGGCGCTGGCCGGCTGCTCGGCCGGCGGCGGCAACGACGCCAGCACCTCGCCGAGTGACACCACCAAGCTCCCCAGCACGGGATGGGAGAAGGCGGACTACGACCAGGTCAAGGACGGCGGCAAGCTGACGCTGCCGATCGACACCTTCCCCGCCAACTGGCAGACCTACAACCTCGACGCGGGCACGGTCGATGACGCGCTGCTGTCGACGCTCTACCTGCCGAGCCTCATCACGGTCAAGGAAGACGGCACCTGGGAGCCGAACAAGGACTACGTGACCTCGCTCGAGCTCGCCAGCGAGGACCCGCAGGTCGTCGACATCAAGTTCAACCCGCAGGCCAAGTGGTCGGACGGCACGCCGCTCAGCGCCGACGACATCGCGGCGAACTGGAACGCGCTCAAGTCGCCCGACACCGACTTCGCCCCGACGTCGAGCAACGTGTGGGAGGACATCTCCAGCGTCGAGCCCGGTGCCGACCAGTCGGAGGTCAAGCTGACCTTCAAGAACAAGAACGCCGACTGGCCGTCGATCTTCGGCCCGATCTACCCGAAGTGGGCCGTCGACACCCCTGACCACTTCAACAACCTGTGGAAGTCGCAGCCGGTCGCGGCCGACGGCACGACGATCGTGTCGGGCGGGCCGTACATCATCTCGTCGCTCGACGCGAACGCCCAGGTCGTGACCTTCACGAAGAACCCCGCCTGGTGGGGCGAGCAGCCGAAGCTCGACACGATCATCTTCAAGTCGGTGAGCCGCAATGGTCTCGCCCAGGCGTTCGCCAACAAGGAGATCGACGCCTTCAACCTCTACGGCTCGGCCGACAACCTGAAGACCGCCGAGGCGCGGTCGGATGCCGAGATCCAGCGCTCGCTCGGAACGACCTTCCGCCACGTGACGCTCAACGGCACCTCCGACGTCTTCAAGGACGTCAAGGTGCGTCAGGCCTTCGCGAAGTCGCTGCAGCGCGACGTGCTCGCGCAGGCGATCCTCAAGCCGGTCGGAAGCCCGGTGACGGTGCTCGGCAACCTGGTCTACCTGCCGGGTCAGAAGGGCTACGAGGATGACGCGCAGAGCGTGATCGGCTACGACGTCGACGGCGCGAAGAAGCTGCTCGAGGAGGCCGGCTGGAAGCAGGACGGCAACGTCGCGAAGAAGGACGGCAAGGCGCTCACCGTGCGTTTCGTCATCCCGTCCGAGAACCAGAACTCGGCGAACGTCGCGCAGCTGGTCAAGCAGCAGGCCGCCAAGGCCGGCTTCAAGGTCGACATCGACGTGGTCCCGTCTGACGACTTCTTCACGAAGTACGTCACGACCGAGACCCGCGACTTCGATGCGACCTACTTCGCCTGGCAGGGCACGCCGTTCCCGGTGTCGAGCGTGAAGTCGATCTACTACCCGGCCAACTCGGGCCAGAACTACCCGGGCGTGACCGACAAGAGCCTCGGCAAGGCCTTCGACACCGCGAACGCGGAGCTGGATGCCGACAAGCGCGTCACCGAGGCGCAGAAGATCGACAAGAAGCTCGTGAACCTCGTCACCACGGTGCCGCTGTTCCCGGAGCCCTACGCCTGGGGCGTGACGAAGGGCCTGGTCAACTACGGTCCCTCGCAGTTCGAGGTGCAGAACCCGCCGTGGACGCGCATCGGCTGGAAGAGCTGA
- a CDS encoding dipeptide ABC transporter ATP-binding protein: MTDQRTPLLEVKDLEVTFRTQRGEVRALNGVNFTIEHGETVAIVGESGSGKSTTAAAIINLLPGTGKISAGQVLFEGKDLAQASRTELEDIRGKEIGFVPQDPMSNLNPVWSVGFQVEETIRANGVATSAREVKKKAVEVLKQAGLEDADKRMRQFPHQFSGGMRQRVLIGIGLSGDPKLLIADEPTSALDVTVQRRILDHLGSLTGDAGTAVLFITHDLGLAAERAEKLIVMYKGDIVEAGPSIEVLQNPLHPYTQRLIAAAPSLASRRIQASDKKLGDLTHADQSLGDSVDLISAAEERAEHLAANPTESVIQIKDLTKVFKIRTGGFRSVDFTAVDKVSIDIKKGTTTALVGESGSGKSTVAKLLLGLEKATSGSISVKGRDITTLSGRELFGLRRTMQPVFQDPYGTLDPLVNIGNTIAEPLKIHKVGDRDSRRARVTELLDQVALPTALADRYPNELSGGQRQRVAVARALALKPEIIVLDEAVSALDVLVQAQILQLLAELQSELGLTYLFITHDLAVVRVIADNVAVMQKGRIVEAASTDQVFESPQQQYTRDLLDAIPGAGIKLGV, from the coding sequence ATGACCGACCAGCGAACCCCTCTGCTCGAGGTCAAGGACCTCGAGGTCACCTTCCGCACGCAGCGCGGTGAGGTGCGGGCGCTCAACGGCGTCAACTTCACGATCGAACACGGCGAGACCGTCGCGATCGTCGGCGAGTCCGGCTCGGGCAAGTCGACCACCGCGGCCGCGATCATCAACCTGCTGCCGGGAACCGGCAAGATCAGCGCCGGTCAGGTGCTGTTCGAGGGCAAGGATCTGGCTCAGGCGTCGCGGACGGAGCTCGAGGACATCCGCGGCAAGGAGATCGGCTTCGTGCCGCAGGATCCGATGTCGAACCTCAACCCCGTGTGGTCGGTCGGCTTCCAGGTCGAGGAGACGATCCGCGCGAACGGCGTCGCCACGAGCGCGCGCGAGGTCAAGAAGAAGGCCGTCGAGGTGCTCAAGCAGGCCGGCCTCGAGGACGCGGACAAGCGCATGCGCCAGTTCCCGCACCAGTTCTCCGGCGGCATGCGCCAGCGCGTGCTGATCGGCATCGGTCTGTCGGGCGACCCGAAGCTGCTCATCGCCGACGAGCCCACCTCGGCGCTCGACGTGACTGTGCAGCGCCGCATCCTCGACCACCTGGGCAGCCTCACCGGAGATGCGGGCACCGCGGTGCTCTTCATCACCCACGACCTCGGCCTCGCGGCCGAGCGCGCCGAGAAGCTGATCGTCATGTACAAGGGCGACATCGTCGAGGCGGGGCCGTCGATCGAGGTGCTGCAGAACCCGCTGCACCCCTACACGCAGCGTCTGATCGCGGCGGCGCCGAGCCTCGCCTCGCGCCGCATCCAGGCCAGCGACAAGAAGCTGGGCGATCTCACGCACGCCGACCAGTCGCTCGGCGACAGCGTCGACCTGATCTCGGCCGCCGAGGAGCGCGCCGAGCACCTCGCCGCGAACCCGACCGAGTCGGTCATCCAGATCAAGGACCTGACGAAGGTCTTCAAGATCCGCACGGGCGGCTTCCGCAGCGTCGACTTCACCGCGGTCGACAAGGTCAGCATCGACATCAAGAAGGGCACCACCACGGCGCTCGTCGGCGAGTCGGGCTCGGGCAAGTCGACGGTGGCGAAGCTGCTGCTCGGCCTCGAGAAGGCGACCTCGGGCTCGATCTCGGTCAAGGGCCGCGACATCACGACGCTGAGCGGGCGCGAGCTGTTCGGCCTGCGTCGCACGATGCAGCCGGTCTTCCAGGACCCGTACGGCACCCTCGACCCGTTGGTCAACATCGGCAACACGATCGCCGAGCCGCTCAAGATCCACAAGGTCGGCGACCGCGACTCGCGTCGTGCCCGCGTGACCGAGCTGCTCGACCAGGTGGCGCTGCCGACCGCGTTGGCCGACCGCTACCCGAACGAGCTCTCGGGCGGTCAGCGTCAGCGTGTCGCCGTCGCTCGCGCGCTCGCGCTCAAGCCGGAGATCATCGTGCTCGACGAGGCCGTCTCGGCGCTCGACGTGCTCGTGCAGGCGCAGATCCTGCAGCTGCTCGCCGAGCTGCAGAGCGAGCTCGGGCTCACGTACCTCTTCATCACCCACGACCTCGCGGTCGTGCGCGTGATCGCCGACAACGTCGCGGTCATGCAGAAGGGGCGCATCGTCGAGGCCGCGTCGACCGACCAGGTCTTCGAGTCGCCGCAGCAGCAGTACACGCGCGATCTGCTCGACGCGATCCCCGGAGCCGGCATCAAGCTCGGCGTCTGA
- a CDS encoding ABC transporter permease — protein MTSIDPTTTTVDTEADSAASTPADTRHGVLRRTFSAKRAWIGAIVLALITLWAFVGPLLAPFNATDSDVLAFGAPPGNGHWFGTNDIGQDIYAQTLVGLQKSIIIGLIAGPLATLIAGFVGAIAGYFGGVVDRVIVWVIDLLLVIPSFFILVLISPVFKQLSWVALVLLIAVFSWMVMARVVRGQTMSLRERDFVKAARYMGVKPFTIIRRHIIPNVASLLIIDATLGVGAAIIFESTLSYFGFGIQTPDVSLGSLLAGYSGAAVTRPWLFLLPAATLVATVLATSLLGDAFRDAIDPTSGANRD, from the coding sequence ATGACGTCGATCGACCCGACGACCACGACCGTCGACACCGAGGCCGACTCCGCCGCCTCCACCCCCGCCGACACCCGGCACGGCGTGCTGCGCCGCACCTTCTCGGCCAAGCGCGCCTGGATCGGCGCGATCGTGCTCGCGCTGATCACGCTCTGGGCCTTCGTCGGCCCGCTGCTCGCGCCCTTCAACGCGACCGACTCCGACGTGCTCGCCTTCGGCGCCCCTCCCGGAAACGGCCACTGGTTCGGCACCAACGACATCGGACAGGACATCTACGCCCAGACCCTCGTCGGGCTGCAGAAGTCGATCATCATCGGCCTCATCGCCGGGCCGCTCGCGACGCTCATCGCCGGCTTCGTCGGCGCGATCGCCGGCTACTTCGGCGGCGTGGTCGACCGGGTGATCGTCTGGGTCATCGACCTGCTGCTGGTCATCCCCTCGTTCTTCATCCTGGTTCTCATCAGCCCCGTCTTCAAGCAGCTGAGCTGGGTCGCGCTGGTCCTCCTCATCGCGGTGTTCAGCTGGATGGTCATGGCCCGCGTCGTGCGCGGTCAGACGATGTCGCTGCGCGAACGCGACTTCGTCAAGGCGGCGCGGTACATGGGCGTGAAGCCGTTCACGATCATCCGCCGCCACATCATCCCCAACGTCGCCTCGCTGCTCATCATCGACGCCACCCTCGGCGTCGGGGCCGCGATCATCTTCGAGTCGACGCTGAGCTACTTCGGGTTCGGCATCCAGACGCCGGACGTGTCGCTGGGATCGCTGCTCGCCGGCTACAGCGGCGCCGCCGTGACCCGCCCGTGGCTGTTCCTGCTCCCCGCCGCGACGCTCGTCGCGACGGTGCTCGCGACCAGCCTGCTCGGCGACGCCTTCCGCGACGCCATCGACCCGACCTCGGGAGCCAACCGTGACTGA
- a CDS encoding PH domain-containing protein: MTDSAADRRSRERLVLRSPSSIWLVGVVVAVGLFLLGDAIVRGQWGVALRALPWILLVAWLLFAVLVRPSVVVSRDRLEVVNVWRRFELPWAAIDHLESRYQLRAHLVDGRLVRSWGAPAAGLDRAPRAVAEDQSLRAANSRAGRAALPPTHLVIDRWLAAAAERDERAGVTDDASVTTAGPAPFAAGVVVRVDWWVPAVTVVLLLLLIPAVAA, translated from the coding sequence ATGACCGACTCCGCCGCCGACCGCCGCTCGCGAGAGCGGCTGGTGCTGCGCTCCCCCAGTTCGATCTGGCTCGTCGGCGTCGTCGTCGCCGTCGGGCTCTTCCTGCTCGGCGACGCGATCGTGCGGGGGCAGTGGGGCGTCGCGCTGCGCGCCCTGCCGTGGATCCTGCTCGTCGCCTGGCTGCTGTTCGCCGTGCTGGTTCGACCGAGCGTCGTCGTCAGCCGCGACCGGCTGGAGGTCGTCAACGTGTGGCGCCGCTTCGAGCTGCCCTGGGCGGCGATCGATCACCTCGAGAGCCGCTACCAGCTGCGCGCGCACCTCGTCGACGGCCGCCTGGTGCGCTCGTGGGGCGCGCCGGCCGCCGGTCTCGACCGGGCGCCGCGCGCCGTCGCCGAAGATCAGAGCCTGCGCGCCGCGAACAGCCGAGCCGGGCGGGCCGCGCTGCCGCCGACGCACCTCGTGATCGACCGCTGGCTCGCCGCCGCGGCGGAACGGGACGAGCGGGCAGGCGTCACCGACGATGCCTCGGTCACGACTGCCGGACCGGCGCCATTCGCTGCCGGGGTCGTCGTGCGCGTCGACTGGTGGGTGCCCGCCGTCACGGTCGTGCTGCTCCTGCTGCTCATCCCGGCCGTCGCCGCCTGA
- a CDS encoding ABC transporter substrate-binding protein, translated as MRFPRPALAVAAVAAALVLAACTSPAPEVQKGASLSVSIATPFTSANPRTAHGRTATNADVGYLTSTGFGYYDPSGQLVLDTSFGKAEIVSQSPFRVRYTLADQVQWSDGTPIDATDLLLTWAAESQRLDSKDAAAQLDPATGLLKADAPADSVWFGAPGGLLRDAAKTPTISDAGRSIEVEYTHPVAGWQLALEPSVPAHVIAKTALKTSGASAGKKAVAAAIRAGSGAELAAIARAWNGGWDFATTPKDAALLVSSGPYRVKTAGEAGVELVRNSAYRGDRAARVPTLRLDYSADSSVTIGALAQGDLDVARLRIGSDFAAVSDVTSASSAVEASSRIDLVEANTSSPRNGAMLDNSFRRAFLLSIPRQEIVDQLFDGVGTDASPLQSWVAAPGDADYTTAATSNGSAAYSADAKKTLQDVLDGARVSDRSVCVLYDSTNPRRTATFEIIRDAAAEYDISVTDCGTADWRNRLVEPQAWDVALLSWDAASATRPGAVEVLQSDELAASPLDTPDSATAGALTALQRATTEAARTEALAELDHALWDNDRLLPLYRLPSVISHGQGVGGVKPGPSARSVLWNAWTWRAAAERPTPSSSPSS; from the coding sequence ATGAGGTTCCCCCGCCCCGCTCTCGCCGTCGCCGCCGTGGCCGCCGCGCTCGTGCTCGCCGCGTGCACCTCCCCGGCGCCCGAGGTGCAGAAGGGCGCGTCGCTCAGCGTCAGCATCGCGACCCCGTTCACCTCGGCCAATCCGCGCACGGCGCACGGTCGCACCGCGACGAACGCCGATGTCGGCTATCTCACCTCGACGGGGTTCGGCTACTACGACCCGAGCGGGCAGCTCGTGCTCGACACCTCCTTCGGCAAGGCCGAGATCGTGTCGCAGTCCCCGTTCCGCGTGCGCTACACGCTGGCCGACCAGGTGCAGTGGAGCGACGGCACCCCGATCGACGCGACTGACCTGCTCCTCACCTGGGCCGCCGAGTCGCAGCGTCTCGACTCGAAGGACGCGGCCGCGCAGCTCGACCCCGCGACGGGTCTGCTCAAGGCCGATGCCCCCGCCGACAGCGTGTGGTTCGGCGCCCCCGGCGGTCTGCTGCGCGACGCGGCGAAGACCCCGACCATCTCGGATGCGGGCCGCTCGATCGAGGTCGAGTACACCCATCCGGTCGCCGGCTGGCAGCTGGCGCTGGAGCCGAGTGTGCCCGCCCACGTCATCGCGAAGACGGCGCTGAAGACCTCGGGGGCCTCGGCGGGCAAGAAGGCGGTCGCCGCGGCGATCCGCGCCGGATCCGGTGCCGAGCTCGCGGCGATCGCACGGGCGTGGAACGGCGGATGGGACTTCGCGACGACGCCGAAAGACGCCGCTCTGCTCGTGTCGTCCGGTCCCTACCGCGTGAAGACCGCGGGGGAGGCGGGCGTCGAGCTCGTGCGCAACAGCGCCTACCGCGGCGATCGCGCGGCGCGCGTGCCCACCCTGCGTCTCGACTACAGCGCCGACTCCTCGGTCACGATCGGCGCGCTCGCTCAGGGCGACCTCGATGTGGCGCGCCTGCGCATCGGCTCCGATTTCGCGGCCGTCTCGGATGTCACCTCGGCCTCGAGCGCGGTGGAGGCGTCCTCGCGCATCGACCTGGTCGAGGCGAACACCTCGTCGCCGCGCAACGGCGCGATGCTCGACAACTCCTTCCGACGTGCGTTCCTGCTCTCGATCCCGCGCCAGGAGATCGTCGATCAGCTCTTCGACGGCGTCGGCACCGACGCCTCGCCGCTGCAGTCCTGGGTGGCGGCGCCCGGCGACGCCGACTACACGACGGCGGCCACCTCGAACGGCTCGGCGGCGTACTCGGCCGACGCGAAGAAGACCCTGCAGGACGTGCTCGACGGCGCGCGCGTCTCCGACCGTTCGGTCTGCGTGCTCTACGACTCGACGAATCCGCGTCGCACGGCGACCTTCGAGATCATCCGCGACGCCGCGGCGGAGTACGACATCTCCGTGACCGACTGCGGCACCGCCGACTGGCGCAACCGCCTCGTCGAGCCTCAGGCGTGGGATGTCGCGCTGCTCTCCTGGGATGCCGCCAGCGCGACGCGCCCCGGTGCGGTCGAGGTGCTGCAGAGCGACGAGCTCGCGGCTTCGCCGCTGGACACCCCGGACAGCGCGACGGCCGGTGCGCTCACGGCGCTGCAGCGGGCCACGACCGAGGCCGCGCGCACGGAGGCTCTGGCCGAGCTCGACCATGCGCTGTGGGACAACGACCGCCTGCTCCCGCTCTACCGTCTGCCGTCCGTGATCTCGCACGGGCAGGGCGTGGGCGGCGTCAAGCCCGGCCCTTCGGCTCGGTCGGTGCTCTGGAACGCGTGGACGTGGCGCGCCGCCGCCGAGCGCCCGACCCCGAGCTCCAGCCCCTCGTCGTGA
- a CDS encoding ABC transporter permease has translation MAGFLLKRLLNYIALTSVATVLGYLLISSTLNPEARFLGRNPPVPQAAIDTALNRLGANPDVPLLVRLGNWITHLVTTGSLGVSTRGTEVTADIFARSGTSLRLLIIGTVLGAVIGVLIGVWGAVRQYRASDQVTTYASFVVFATPTFVIAVVLMILATGLNGAAGTQLINFTGEYTPGLQGGFFTQLGDRLIHLLLPTITLTLIAVASYSRYQRSAMLDVMSADYIRTARSKGRTRGSAMFRHGVRVALIPMSTFFAYSFGLVLTGASVTELAFSWHGMGEYLIQSIGNNDINAGAGTILFTAILVLISGTLADFLYAALDPRVRV, from the coding sequence GTGGCTGGATTCCTGCTCAAGAGGCTGCTCAACTACATCGCCCTCACCTCGGTCGCCACGGTTCTCGGCTACCTGCTCATCAGCTCGACCCTCAATCCCGAAGCCCGGTTCCTCGGTCGGAATCCCCCGGTTCCGCAGGCCGCGATCGACACCGCGCTGAATCGACTCGGCGCCAACCCCGACGTGCCGCTTCTCGTGCGTCTGGGCAACTGGATCACCCACCTCGTGACCACCGGTTCGCTCGGCGTCAGCACGCGCGGCACCGAGGTGACGGCCGACATCTTCGCCCGCTCGGGCACGAGCCTGCGGCTGCTCATCATCGGCACCGTGCTCGGCGCCGTCATCGGCGTGCTCATCGGCGTGTGGGGCGCGGTACGCCAGTACCGGGCCTCGGACCAGGTGACGACCTACGCCTCGTTCGTGGTCTTCGCGACCCCGACCTTCGTCATCGCGGTCGTGCTGATGATCCTCGCGACCGGGCTCAATGGCGCCGCCGGAACCCAGCTGATCAACTTCACCGGCGAATACACACCCGGGTTGCAAGGCGGCTTCTTCACCCAGCTGGGCGACCGGCTCATCCACCTGCTGCTGCCGACCATCACGCTGACGCTGATCGCTGTCGCGTCGTACTCGCGCTACCAGCGCTCGGCGATGCTCGACGTGATGAGCGCCGACTACATCCGCACGGCCCGCTCGAAGGGGCGCACCCGCGGCTCGGCGATGTTCCGCCACGGCGTGCGCGTCGCCCTCATCCCCATGTCGACCTTCTTCGCCTACTCCTTCGGCCTCGTGCTCACCGGCGCGAGCGTGACCGAGCTGGCCTTCAGCTGGCACGGGATGGGCGAGTACCTGATCCAGAGCATCGGCAACAACGACATCAACGCCGGCGCCGGGACGATCCTGTTCACCGCCATCCTCGTGCTCATCTCCGGCACCCTCGCCGACTTCCTCTATGCCGCCCTCGACCCGAGAGTGAGGGTCTGA